The region CTTGTATGTTTATGTTGTTATACATATGAGACTAATTGTTCAATAATTACATAGTTAAACTGGTTTATGATCAATGCAGCATGTGACTTATATAAGGAAAATGATTTAACACTGTAAAATAATCATGGCAAGATAATGATAGTTAGAGACTATTAGTATCACTGATCTCACCATGATAAAAACTAAACAAGGTGGTGGTTGATCTCTCTTTGTCAATAATGattgttattttatgtttttgttgtgGCGTTTTCTTTTGTTCTAGATCTTCAAAAGCTTGACCAAATCATATGTTTAAAAGCTTAGAACAACTTTTATTGCATAAACTATTGTTGAATTCAATGGTTGCTTTCCCAGTTCTTCATTTCCCCCTTAATTCTGGGTTAGAAGGATCATGAAGGTTGAAgagtttgattttaaaattaaatttaaataattatcataaaaatttatcatcCTTTACTAGTATATATGATGGTTTATGAATGGAGGAAAATATAGTACATCTTATTCTGTCCtgtgttattataaaatttcatgttggagttcatatttcaaatttctttactttttttttaatattgtttcaaGATGGGCCTAAACACAATGTTAGGAGGAGGCCCACGTGAGTTTTTTatattgcaaaatataattctatCAAACTAAGTTATCTCACAGAAACAAAGGCgacattaaaattaagaataatattattttattttatgctttctCTCTCAATCTCTCACTTGAATATgcataaatattgataaatttaCTTGTACGatattattgattaaataaGAGAGAGTGAGAAATTATGCAAATTCATAAAACATTactttagtttttagttttattagaaTAGTTATTTGTTTGAAGATTTTCCtctaattttgtaataaaataagataaaatagaGATGCTGAGAATGTACACTAATATAGTTTGTGGTTATTATTAGagttgtcaatttggcccagTCCATAGGATTTGGTCTTGACCCATGTGGATTAAGACCACAAAAGCCTATATTGAAAAAAAGCTTACATCAAAAAAAGTTCACATGACCAAAAACTCCATAAAAATCCTGTGGTTCAGGACCAACCCATGAACTCTTATCTTCAACctaaaaagtatattattttttaaataaattattatctatGGAACGAGTCCGACGATCCAGACGGTCCAACGACTTATAATTTATTGtggtaaattttgttttattcttgatattttctttcaattataaTGTCATGTCCAAGAATAACGATAAACTATgcataatgaaaaattatgtctttttttaagttaaaagttAGTCTCTTAAGTTGATATATACATGATGAAACACCCATGTCTTCACATACATTTCATTTATATGCATGAGAGAATCACATGTAATTATAGAAGTATGCACAAGGCAAAAtcttttgaaacaaaaaaaattcttattccTAACCTCTcttaatatcaattaaaaatactttgaaaaattataaacacaGTGATATAAGTATTTtagatgttaaaaattaaaagttcaaacacgttaaagtaaattaatttattattagaaaggtaacaaaaataacatataataagtaaaaatcAAATAGATTAATTCTTTcctatataaataatatataaaacaaaagatGAACATAATAGATAAgagaaaaatcaaaactttttgGGAAAACGACAATAGGAAAACTTATAAGATTTGGTTTAGTTAAATCTTTTACTAATAATCATTAATGGTTATATCACAAATTCACAGAGTTtccaaaaatcaacaaaaaatattcccTACATCAACAAGatgaataacaataaaaaaaaaaacatcaataatTACTTAACTGAGCCCAATATAAGatgtgaaataatttttttcacaaacatAGATACACATgttattctcttcttttttacTCTAACAATTTCTATTctttcctttatatatatatatatatatgattccATGATGAATATGTTTCCCTAACAAAAAAACCCATCAAAATTGTTGTAAAAATTATCTTTGATGAACAAAGAGAACAACAATGAAGCCATATGGTTTGCACACTAAGTTTGTTGTGTTCTAATTATAGTCACCTCTTTTTGTTGCTCTCcgtaaattaatccaaaattcttttgaaattaaCAGAAAACATGACAACCATTGAATGTGTTTGTCTAAATGCCATTTTCTTCATCCTTTCTCTCGTTCAACTTCTTTTCCTTCAATTTGTTTTTGCATTTTTGGCATCAATAAACAACTATAGTTAGATTAATGGTTTTTCCTTTCATTTATGGAAATCAATGGCAAGTACGAACCTCTCATCAATTCATTCAGAAAAAAACTCAACAGATTACTGCCCTgccatttttttccttttacctTGTCCTCAAACTAGCCACGCTATTTTCTGCTTCAAACACAAACACCACAATTCTATGAAACAACGTCAAGTTATTCATTTTCTCTTAAGTTGCTTTTCTGACATCCTTTGACATACTTTTTTATAGAAGGGGTTCTTGTTTCTCTCGTTGATCAAACAGTACTCTAAAGGAAGTAAAACATCAAGAAGAGGGAACTCATCAAAGGTGGCTTCAGAGCCAACATTTCACCATCCAATTACTtgttcctttgttttttttacaaaaacaaaggTAACAGCGTGACACTCAAAGAAGGTCTGATCAACGATGGTTCGAGCTTTTCATCACCATAGTGGCATGCAGAAGTCCAAATCTTTTCATTTCAGAAGGATGTTTGATTCGGGGAAGCATAGTCATCATCATGGTCATTGTTCAGTTGATAGGGACCATGATGATGGAGGCGAGAGTGATAGGATATACTCAAAAAGCCTTGATTCTAGGAGCTCATTTAGTCACTCCACGGATTTTCATGTCCCATTTAGCGATCACAGTCCAGCACCAAGCTTGGGAGTTGAACCACCTAGAATGCCTCCAAAGAAACCAACTGGTATATTTGATCTTCCAACTTTAATTCAAGTTAAGATTGTGGCTGGATTTCAAATAGCAGTTAAATTAATCTGATCACCCTCAAAGTGAAGAAATGAGATCATAAAGTGTTTGTTAGTAGTTATAAGAAGATCAAGAAGAACACTAGGCATGAATTGCTAAACAACCTTTTTGTGCTTTTGTTTCAGACAGTGACTTGATGAAGGAAAGGTTTGCTAAGTTGCTTTTAGGAGAAGACATGTCAGGTGCAGGGAATGGTGTTTCTTCAGCATTGGCTCTATCAAATGCCATAACAAACCTGGCTGGTATATACCTTTTTTTACCTCAAATTAAGAGTCCAAATTCTCAACTAGGGTTTTTTTTTGTCCTCTGCTGAGTATTAACGATACACTCATGTTGgtagttaaaaaatcattttaatatattttaaaacatcaaaatcaatgtcTATCAATGTATTTTCAAGGCACAACAGAGAATAAGCACAGAAAAAATCATCAGATAATTCAAATATCTCAATGTGTGCCAATTGACTATTTTGATGTTCCTACTAGCTTGTAAGGGGATTGAAATGGTTTCCAGAAGAGGAAGTGTGATTTAAATCATGCATAACTAATAGATTCTGTAGTCATCTCAATTCTAATTCAAACACATGTATATTTAGAGTGTGACTGACTGAAATCTGTTCTCTTAAGTCTCCATGAAATTTGCAGTCAATAATTTGCTTCTTTCTGATGCAATGCAGCATCTGTTTTTGGACAAATATCAAAGCTGGAGCCAATGCCCTCAGACAGAAAGGCCAGGTGGAGAAAAGAAATTGAGTGGCTTCTTTCTGTCACCGATCATATTGTTGAATTTGCTCCATCACAACAAATAGCTAAGGATGGAACATGCATGGAGGTACGCAACCTTATTACCAAATTTAAGACTAACGTATCTAATTAACTATAAATGACAGGTCCAAGAATCTTggtttcaattttatcattcaaaGCAATATGTTCTGATATTGTGCAGATCATGACTACTAGGCAACGAATTGATCTGCTCATGAACATCCCCGCCTTGCGCAAGCTTGATGCAATGCTCATTGTAAGTTGTTAAATCTTATCTGAATCACTTTGTTCAAATGGCTTCACTTCACCTGCTTTGGACTAACTAGATAGAGATGAAACAGGACACCTTACACAACTTTAGAGATCAAAATGAGTTTTGGTATGTCTCTAAAAATGACGAGGATCCTGATAGTGTCTCTAACAACAGGAAGAGCGACAAATGGTGGCTACCAACAGTTAAAGTTCACCCAACAGGGCTGTCTGAAGGGGCCGTAAAATGGCTACAGTTCCAGAAGGACAATGTTAACCAAGTGCTTAAAGCAGCCATGGCAATAAATGCTCAAATACTATCAGAAATGGTGATCCCTGAAAACTATATTGAGTCTCTCCCCAAGGTAATAAAATTAAACCAAACGAATCTCCAATTGGCTTAATGATTTCATAAGCACTCAAAGCTTGGAACTTGAGTCAATCTTCTCCTTCTTGTCTTTGTCAGAATGGTAGAGAAAGCCTTGGTGAATCAATCTACAAGAGCATTACAGTGGAATACTTTGATCCTGGGCAATTTCTCTCAACAATGGACATGTCCACAGAACATAAGGTGCTTGACCTCAAGAATAGGATGGAAGCTTCCATTGTGATATGGAAAAGGAAGATGATCAATAAGGATAACAAGTCTTCCTGGGGTTCAGCAGTGAGCATAGAGAAGAGGGAACTCTTTGAGGAGAGAGCTGAGACAATATTGCTGATGCTCAAACATCAGTTCCCAGGGCTTCCACAATCTTCACTTGACATTAGCAAAATACAATACAACAAGGTGAAAAAAACACTGCAACTAGTTTGTTCATGTTATAATATTATGTCTAGATGATCACTGACAACTTTTCAATGCTTTCAAAATGAGCACAGGATGTGGGACAAGCCATCCTAGAAAGCTACTCAAGAGTAATAGAAAGCCTGGCTTACACAGTTTTGTCAAGGATTGAGGATGTCTTGTACGCTGATTCAGTGGTAAAGAACCCTTCATTGGCAGTGAGCAGCAGAAGGGTTTCAGCGGATTCTTTACCAATGTCTGGGAGAACTTCCCCAAACTCTGAGGATGAAAATGCCAACTTTCACTCTTCAGATACACCACCTTCAATGACTCTCTCAGATTTCATGGGTTGGACTTCAATCAAAGAGGAGTTGGACGGAAAGAACAGTAACACCAGTGGAGATTTAGAGGACTGTGTGGACGAAAAAGATGAAAAGGATGCAACTAAATCTCCTGATTGTGCTCAGAAATCTTCCCATTTGGACAAGCTTGAGTACTCGAATGGTTCAAAAGCTCCCGTAGCTCGACATTAATATCAATAACAAATTGGAATGGGGAAGGGAGaagaaatattagaaatattggAACACATTAAAAGAGAAGCTACTGTGTAAACACTCATCTAGGCTTTGGTTATGCAGGAGTATGATCCAACTTATGCTTCTTCTTATAACCCTTTTGTACATTATCTCATTCAGACTTAGGTTGTGTAATTACTGGCCTGGTTGTAACTTATTTATATCTTTACTTCAAAATAGTGGAAGATTGATAGTCCTGGTAAAATCACTGTTGAAATATTCACCCTTAATAGGAACCAAATTTGCAGTTTTTTTGGCCCCTGAAGCCTTGTCTTGTTCAGAAGTACAAGTTCAAAATGTATGATCATTCATTTGTGCTAAAATCCTAAAACTCAACCATTATAACCATGACGATATTTGCTACCAAAATTCTAAAAGTAACCACTTTCTAAGTGcctcaatatataaatatttgcaAATAATGTCTGGTTCCAGAATCATACAACTAGTATTGAACTGCAACCCATGAGTACTTAAGGCTAGTAGCACTTGAATTACAATCTATATAGTTTTTCATTGGATTCGTTTAGTACGCCGAATGAGCCATAAGATGTCACTGCCATGCAAGGATCTTCTATGGCGTGTAACCTTCGGGGAACCctgcaaaagaaaataaaagcctTTCACAATTACAAACCTATGActcataaaaaacaatttattatgtAACATGTAACAGGTTAGAATGTAGAATACAAACTCACTTGAAAATGAAATGTAGGATTTGAAACTTTTGTTAAGACTGACAAACCATCCCGAACAGGTACCACTGTAGTTTTAGTatggaaattaaattatgtCAGAGATGCAAGTAAAAAGAAAGCTTTGTAgaagaacaaaatattatacttttgGTATTAGAAGAACATAATGTAGTACCCATGGTCACATTGTTATGTTTGTTCAATGTAGTAACACTGGTTGGCTTCACATTGTTATCTGCATATGGCTTTTGGGTGTACAAGAAAAGTGGCAACTCCTCCTGCTTTTCTAGTATGTGTTTGTCTTCTACTTTTGTGGGATATTCAGTTCTAGAATCTCTGCAttggataaaataagaatatattaaaGACCAAAGTGAAATGTAAAATATAGTTCATTTTCATCCTTGGTTCTGACAATGAGAGAACATGTGGTCAGAAATTAATTGTTGTCAGATTCATGAGGAATGAATGAGTACCTTAAATTCTCACTGCTTGATCTCTCTAGAATGGGTGCTGATGATGGAAAGAAGGTAAAAGAAGAAACAACAAATAAATGAGATAAATGGAAAAGCAATAATGGACTGACAGCATAATGTAATTGATTAGAAACACTTTTGTCACTTTCAAaagaacaaaatcaaatatttacgTGAAGATAAATAACGAGAATGGAATCTTGGCACTTTCTCCCTCCATCTCATCTTTGTAAGGGCAAGCTTATCAGCATATTGTTCACATGAGAAAAGTCTCTGAAAAGAATCATTCAAGAAACTGTTAAGGATCTGCTACATATGTTAAAGTTTTATGTCTTTTTCTTCTGCAGTGTAGCATCTATTTTATGGCAATGATAGTCTTACATCAGTTTTGTACTTTTCTATAGTAACTATTgatctattattatatttgtgatATTACATTTTTCAGACAAACATAAACTAATCagcaaaacaaacaaacaaactatTAGGTAGCATATATAAGTTGTTTAATGTTACAAATTGATTTGCGAATATCATTGCTCTCTGTTTTAtgcaaattctaatttttagacAACACACTGTAATGTATATTTTGAACAAGTGCAAAGTAGCAACACTAACTTGTTTGAGGCACTGGATTCGTGACTCAGCCTCAGAAAACGCACTTGTTTGAGAAATAAGGCCTTCAAGATTAGCTGAGACGTTTCCAAGATGATCAACTACAGTGACCATAGCCCTGCATATGTAttcttttgtattttccatCACACTGCAATGCACACAAATTCCACAAACTCTTACAAATTAGAAAGCTAAATGTAAAAATGTATATCAGAATATGTTGGAAACCCCCTCCActatatgataaaaatagaaTACATAGGTAGTTGCAAACATCACCTAATAAACCAGATTGATAAGATTGAGTTAATTTTCTAACATAATATTGAAGATTTTccttataaaatttgttaggTATATTGTATCATTCACCCACTTTAAAAGGGTATGTACACATGGACCACCATAGCATAGGAGATATGAATCTTGAACCTCATAGCAAA is a window of Vigna unguiculata cultivar IT97K-499-35 chromosome 4, ASM411807v1, whole genome shotgun sequence DNA encoding:
- the LOC114181076 gene encoding rho guanine nucleotide exchange factor 8-like; translation: MVRAFHHHSGMQKSKSFHFRRMFDSGKHSHHHGHCSVDRDHDDGGESDRIYSKSLDSRSSFSHSTDFHVPFSDHSPAPSLGVEPPRMPPKKPTDSDLMKERFAKLLLGEDMSGAGNGVSSALALSNAITNLAASVFGQISKLEPMPSDRKARWRKEIEWLLSVTDHIVEFAPSQQIAKDGTCMEIMTTRQRIDLLMNIPALRKLDAMLIDTLHNFRDQNEFWYVSKNDEDPDSVSNNRKSDKWWLPTVKVHPTGLSEGAVKWLQFQKDNVNQVLKAAMAINAQILSEMVIPENYIESLPKNGRESLGESIYKSITVEYFDPGQFLSTMDMSTEHKVLDLKNRMEASIVIWKRKMINKDNKSSWGSAVSIEKRELFEERAETILLMLKHQFPGLPQSSLDISKIQYNKDVGQAILESYSRVIESLAYTVLSRIEDVLYADSVVKNPSLAVSSRRVSADSLPMSGRTSPNSEDENANFHSSDTPPSMTLSDFMGWTSIKEELDGKNSNTSGDLEDCVDEKDEKDATKSPDCAQKSSHLDKLEYSNGSKAPVARH
- the LOC114181077 gene encoding probable protein ABIL5, which codes for MNFKFPCLEKPEADAEVEEDMRFQKSFQELRELQSQLHHAADYCETTFLKSEAKRDVMENTKEYICRAMVTVVDHLGNVSANLEGLISQTSAFSEAESRIQCLKQRLFSCEQYADKLALTKMRWREKVPRFHSRYLSSPPILERSSSENLRDSRTEYPTKVEDKHILEKQEELPLFLYTQKPYADNNVKPTSVTTLNKHNNVTMVVPVRDGLSVLTKVSNPTFHFQGSPKVTRHRRSLHGSDILWLIRRTKRIQ